The window ATCAGACTTCCAAGAAAACCCGCTAAGCTTCAGGTTATAAAAACCCGTACCGTAAACCGACACAGGTAGTCGAGGAGAGAATCCTAAGGTGCTCGAGTGAATCATGGCTAAGGAACTCGGCAAAATGGCCCTGTAACTTCGGGAGAAGGGGCGCTTTCAGCAATGGAAGCCGCAGTGAAAAGGCCCAGGCGACTGTTTAACAAAAACACATGGCTATGCAAAATCGAAAGATGACGTATATGGCCTGACACCTGCCCGGTGCCGGAAGGTTAAGAGGGGATGTTAGTCGCAAGGCGAAGCATTGAATCGAAGCCCCGGTAAACGGCGGCCGTAACTATAACGGTCCTAAGGTAGCGAAATTCCTTGTCGGGTAAGTTCCGACCTGCACGAATGGTGTAACGATCTGGGCGCTGTCTCAGCCATGAGCTCGGTGAAATTGTGGTATCGGTGAAGACGCCGGTTACCCGCAACGGGACGGAAAGACCCCATGCACCTTCACTACAACTTAACATTGATATCGGATACAGGATGTGTAGGATAGGTGGGAGACTGTGATGTGGCTTCGCTAGGAGTCATTTAGTCAACGTTGAAATACCACCCTTTCTGTATTTGGTGTCTAACTCTGCACTGTGGAGGACATTGTTTGGCGGGTAGTTTGACTGGGGTGGTCGCCTCCAAAAAGGTAACGGAGGCTTTCAAAGGTAAGCTCAGTACGCTTGGTAACCGTACGTGGAGTGCAATAGCATAAGCTTGCTTGACTGTGAGGCAGACAAGCCGAGCAGGGTCGAAAGACGGATATAGTGATCCGGTGGTTCTGCATGGAAGGGCCATCGCTCAAAGGATAAAAGGTACGCTGGGGATAACAGGCTGATCTCCCCCAAGAGCTCATATCGACGGGGAGGTTTGGCACCTCGATGTCGGCTCGTCACATCCTGGGGCTGGAGAAGGTCCCAAGGGTTGAGCTGTTCGCTCATTAAAGTGGCACGCGAGCTGGGTTCAGAACGTCGCGAGACAGTTCGGTCCCTATCTGTTGTGGGCGCAGGAAGTTTGAGTGGGGCTGACCTTAGTACGAGAGGACCGGGTTGGACTAACCTCTGGTGAATCTGTTATGGCGCCAGCTGTATTGCAGAGTAGCTACGTTGGGAATAGATAAGCGCTGAAAGCATCTAAGTGCGAAACTAGCCACAAGATGAGACTTCCATTGAGGGTCGTAGCAGACTACTACGTTGATAGGTCATAGGTATAAAGGTGGTGACATCATAGCCGAGTGATACTAATTGCCCGAAGCTTTCTCATAGCAGGTAATAATAGGTTATACGTAAAACGTTTGACGTGGTACGTATAACCGAACAATACAATATTGTTGTTTTCTCTGATTTACTTACTTCTTTCAATAATATGTCATAGATATGAGATATTAGATGTGAGATATGAGATAAAGACGCAAGTCAATCTCAATACTCAAATCTCAATACTCAAATCTAAAAGAAATTCAGGTGCCTATATCGGCGGTGTCTACCTCTTCCCATTCCGAACAGAGAAGTCAAGCCCGCCAGAGCCGATGGTACTGCGGTAAAACGTGGGAGAGTAGGTCGGTGCCAAATCTTAAATCAAGCCCTTGCTGGAAACAGTCAAGGGCTTTTTTGCGTCCTGTTGGTTCATTGGTTCACTCGTTCATTAGTTCATTGGTGTTCGGTTGTTTAGCTTCCTGAAAGTGGAGTGGAAAATTTGAATCCTCCATACGCGAGTATAACCATGCTATAGTCCATCGATTTTCAAAATAACATAGCTCAATTTACTATACCTGCCGACGCCTTATCAACCACCGTTGGCTTACCCTTGCGTGTCGTTAAAGATGCCGGTCGTTTACCTTCCTGGTACCTAAGTTTGTGTTCCTGCTTTTTTGGCAGGCCTTAGGTGAAAAATCCATCGGAAAAACTAACGATAACTCCAAGCCTCTTTTGCTAACCGCATGAATTATTTTATATTTTCAATAATTATTGAAAATATAAAATAAACTATATCTTTGTGTCGTCAACAGGAAAAATAAAACCCTCAACAATGAAAACGCTTAATAATCACATGATCCTTTTCGATGCCGAATGCCCCATGTGCAGTGTTTATACCAAAGCCTTTGTAAAAACCGGCATGCTTGATGATGGAGGCCGGGCTGCTTACCAAACCATGCCCCAAAACGCCTGCCCGGTTTATGACAGGCAGCGCGCCGTTAACGAAATTGCCCTCATCAACCTTAAAAGCGGCGAGGTTACCTATGGTATCAAAAGCCTGTTTAAAATACTGGGCAACGCCTGGCCCATATTTACCCCTTTGTTTGCTTTTAAACCTTTTGTTTGGCTCATGAGCAAGGTTTATGCTTTTATCTCCTACAACCGGCGGGTTATTATTCCGCCTGTTCATGAGGACGCGGATTTTGCTTACAAACCTTCTTTTAAACTACATTACCGGATTGCCTATCTGCTATTTACCTGGTTTTGTACCGCGTTTATATTAACCCGCTACGCACATTTACTGGTGGGCATGGTACCGCCCGGCAATGCTTACCGCGAATACCTGATTTGCGGCGGCCAGGTATTTGTGCAGGCTGCAGTGATTAGCACCTTTGCCAAAGGCAAGCTTTGGACTTACCTGGGCAACCTCATGACCATATCTTTTGCAGGCAGTTTGCTGTTGCTTATCCCCCTTGCTGTTAACCATTGGTTTCATCCCGGGCCATTAATGTATACCCTGTTTTTTGTGTGCGTGGCCGGGCTGATGTTTTTAGAGCATATCCGACGTACAAAGCTGCTGCAATTGGGCTGGGTAATGACCATCAGTTGGGTAACTTACCGTATTGTTTTATTGATCCTTATCCTAAACTGATATCATGAAAGCGTACAAAAAAATAGTGCTCGCCGGTGGCAATGGCTACCTGGGTACTGTGCTGGCCAAATATTATAAAGATTTGGCCGATGAGGTCATTATCCTGGCCCGAAAACAAGCCCCTGCTACCGGCAACATCCGTACGGTGGTTTGGGATGGCAAAACAGAAAGCGGCTGGACAGTGCAGCTCATTCACGCCGATATGCTTATTAACCTTTGCGGAAAAAACGTAAACTGCCGCTATACCAAAAAGAACAAGGCCGCAATTATCGCCTCACGTGTTACGCCTACCAAACTGTTGGGCGATGTGATCCATAAAATGGTTGATCCGCCAAAGCTGTGGATCAACATTACCTCTGCCACTATTTACCGTCATGCTGAAGACCATCCGCAGGACGAAACTACCGGCGAAATTGGCTACGGTTTCAGCATCGACGTATGCAACATTTGGGAAAGCACTTTCTTTAAGTGCGAAACACCGCATACCCGTAAAGTAGCTTTGCGCCTGGGTATCGCGCTTGGCCGCAGCGGCAGTGTTTTTCCGCGCCTGCTCAACCTGGTAAAAATGGGAATAGGCGGCCGGCAAGGCGATGGGCAGCAATACATGGCCTGGGTGCATGAGCATGATGTTGCCCGCAGCACCCAATTTTTGCTTGATCAGCCCGAAACGGAAGGCGTTTACAACTGCGCTGCGCCTTATGCCGAAAAGAACGCCGATTTTATGCGACTCATCCGCAAAGCCTATGGTATGCCGGTAGGCCTGCCTGCACCGCAATGGCTGCTGGAGATTGGCGCCCTGGTTATCGGCACCGAACCGGAACTGATATTAAAAAGTCGCTGGGTAAAACCACGGCGCTTAATGGATGCCGGTTTTAAGTTTCAGTACGAAAAGGCGGAATATGCAATACACGATATTTTGAGTATAAGGGGGTAGGGATCTTTCAATATTTGATCCTTCCCGATGCCTGTGAGGACACAGATTGCGGAAATAGGAGATTTACGAAGTTTTTAAAACTTCGTAAATCTGGAAAATTCAGCGGAGAAGGCCGTCGAAATAAACCGGCACAATTAACTAAAATCAGCTATTCTTATCCCCCACCTTCTTCCCCACCTCTTTCGTCATTTTCAAAGTAAGCAGCAGCAAAAGCCCCAAAGCAATTACAATAGCCAGCCAAATCAACACGGTATAATCCTTGTCTGCTTTGGTTTGTACCAGCAAAACAGTGTTGTTTTTGACAACAGCTCCGTGGCTGATGGTTGGGATATTACCCTTTATGCTATCGGCAAAAAACTTCAGGTCGTATTCCGGTGCCTGTGCGGTCGAATCGCCGGCCAGCAGGCGGTAGCTTTGTTTGCCATCAAGATAACTAACCAGGTATTGGTCGGTTTGGTAAGCATCAATGCCGGTAATGGTTAATGGCTGGTTATCGCCGTTGGCTATCTGTAATAACA is drawn from Mucilaginibacter ginsenosidivorax and contains these coding sequences:
- a CDS encoding thiol-disulfide oxidoreductase DCC family protein, producing the protein MKTLNNHMILFDAECPMCSVYTKAFVKTGMLDDGGRAAYQTMPQNACPVYDRQRAVNEIALINLKSGEVTYGIKSLFKILGNAWPIFTPLFAFKPFVWLMSKVYAFISYNRRVIIPPVHEDADFAYKPSFKLHYRIAYLLFTWFCTAFILTRYAHLLVGMVPPGNAYREYLICGGQVFVQAAVISTFAKGKLWTYLGNLMTISFAGSLLLLIPLAVNHWFHPGPLMYTLFFVCVAGLMFLEHIRRTKLLQLGWVMTISWVTYRIVLLILILN
- a CDS encoding TIGR01777 family oxidoreductase; the encoded protein is MKAYKKIVLAGGNGYLGTVLAKYYKDLADEVIILARKQAPATGNIRTVVWDGKTESGWTVQLIHADMLINLCGKNVNCRYTKKNKAAIIASRVTPTKLLGDVIHKMVDPPKLWINITSATIYRHAEDHPQDETTGEIGYGFSIDVCNIWESTFFKCETPHTRKVALRLGIALGRSGSVFPRLLNLVKMGIGGRQGDGQQYMAWVHEHDVARSTQFLLDQPETEGVYNCAAPYAEKNADFMRLIRKAYGMPVGLPAPQWLLEIGALVIGTEPELILKSRWVKPRRLMDAGFKFQYEKAEYAIHDILSIRG